One segment of Primulina tabacum isolate GXHZ01 chromosome 6, ASM2559414v2, whole genome shotgun sequence DNA contains the following:
- the LOC142549268 gene encoding uncharacterized protein LOC142549268: MEALRASYGESSSESDSESEPTASSDRTELPINLPPPPLSLLHPPNSLGTFDYAVQSDQPNRVRSFPHVEGNFALHVYIPVIIPLTQRKEMTLFLKRVARLIPELHVVDVDIPLRDLIKDGQKFEQVVLGREFHVSLGRTVPIRVHQRDSMVGMLRQRLQSHRRYWIDFTKWVVFANDDYTRTFLSLEVTAGGLTEIKKQIEAVNDAYRLHNLPEFYKDPRPHISIAWAVGDISDSLWKVIGEETKTHNTIGGLSHKRLCACVFSGISCKIGNKTFDICKVLEE; this comes from the exons ATGGAAGCTCTGAGGGCGTCGTATGGCGAATCTTCCTCCGAATCCGATTCAGAATCCGAACCCACTGCATCATCCGACCGGACCGAATTACCCATCAATCTCCCCCCACCTCCTCTGTCTCTCCTCCATCCGCCAAATTCACTGG GCACATTTGATTACGCTGTACAAAGTGATCAACCCAATCGAGTCCGGAGCTTCCCCCACGTCGAGGGCAACTTTGCTTTGCATGTTTACATCCCTG TTATAATTCCATTGACGCAAAGAAAAGAGATGACCCTTTTTCTGAAAAGGGTCGCACGGCTGATACCTGAGCTTCACGTGGTTGATGTTGACATCCCTTTAAGGGATTTGATTAAAGATGGTCAGAAATTTGAGCAAGTTGTGCTAGGTAGGGAGTTTCACGTGAGCTTGGGAAGGACTGTTCCTATTCGAGTACATCAAAGAGATTCCATGGTGGGCATGCTTAGACAGAGACTTCAGTCTCATAGGAG GTACTGGATTGATTTTACTAAGTGGGTGGTATTTGCCAACGATGATTATACCCGGACATTTCTTTCCTTGGAAGTCACTGCTGGAGGCTTAACCGAG ATAAAGAAGCAAATTGAAGCCGTGAATGATGCGTACAGACTTCATAATCTTCCCGAGTTTTACAAG GATCCACGCCCACATATATCTATAGCTTGGGCAGTTGGGGATATAAGCGATTCTCTGTGGAAAGTGATTGGAGAGGAAACAAAGACGCACAATACCATTGGAGGTTTATCACATAAGCGCTTGTGTGCCTGCGTATTTAGTGGTATTTCATGTAAAATAGGTAACAAAACCTTTGATATTTGCAAAGTTCTGGAAGAATGA
- the LOC142549269 gene encoding protein ORANGE, chloroplastic-like: MEEVRRLRIQQRIKRAELGIAKENKESELPSFPSFIPFLPPLNSSNLKQYYATCFSLIAGVMLFGGLLAPNPTLKLGLGGTSYAEFISSMHLPMQLSDVDPIVTSFSGGAVGVISALMVVEINNVEQQEHKRCKYCLGTGYLACARCSSSGSLVLVEPVSSLSSGNQHLSPSKTERCSYCSGSGKVCHHRFRSKFISTCHMPDITSCSCLR; the protein is encoded by the exons ATGGAGGAG GTACGTCGACTTAGAATACAGCAAAGGATTAAAAGGGCAGAGCTAGGGATTGCAAAGGAAAATAAAGAAAGCGAGCTTCCCAGTTTCCCTTCATTTATTCCTTTTTTGCCTCCTTTGA ACTCTTCGAACCTGAAGCAATACTATGCTACTTGTTTCTCTCTTATTGCTGGAGTCATGCTTTTTGGTGGTCTTCTAGCTCCCAATCCCACT CTCAAACTGGGTTTGGGTGGAACATCATATGCTGAGTTTATCAGCAGTATGCATCTTCCAATGCAATTG AGTGATGTTGATCCAATCGTGACTTCATTCTCGGGCGGAGCAGTGGGAGTGATATCTGCCCTGATGGTGGTGGAGATAAATAATGTGGAGCAACAGGAACATAAGAGATGCAAGTACTGTCTTGGTACAG GATATCTTGCTTGTGCTCGCTGTTCAAGCTCTGGATCTCTTGTGCTTGTTGAACCAGTCTCCTCACTTAGTAGTGGAAACCAGCATTTGTCGCCCTCTAAAACAGAGCGGTGTTCTTACTGTTCAGGATCAGGAAAGGTATGCCATCATCGTTTCAGGTCTAAATTTATATCCACCTGCCATATGCCAGATATTACTTCCTGTTCATGTCTACGGTAG
- the LOC142550198 gene encoding uncharacterized protein LOC142550198 has translation MTVANKMRIYGEDMQDVKVVKKILRSLTEKFNYVVCSIEESKDIDALTEEEVVVPIEEDEEEEEEGEVEQISTRKLWSVTDAINLDIFELYEAKREDAWFLDSGCSHHMCGERTMFNELEN, from the exons ATGACAGTGGCCAACAAGATGCGAATTTATGGAGAAGATATGCAAGATGTTAAAGTGGTAAAGAAAATTCTACGCTCTTTAACTGAGAAGTTCAACTATGTTGTATGTTCTATTGAGGAGTCAAAGGACATTGATGCTCTTACT GAGGAAGAGGTCGTGGTACCTATAGAGGAAGATGAAGAGGAAGAGGAAGAGGGAGAGGTCGAGCAGATTTCAACAAGGAAACTGTGGAGTGTTACCGATGCCATCAACTTGGACATTTTCG AGTTGTATGAGGCTAAAAGAGAAGATGCATGGTTCCTTGATTCAGGTTGTTCACATCACATGTGCGGCGAGCGAACTATGTTCAATGAACTCGAGAATTGA